TCTTGCCCTTTGCCTTTTCCCAGTCTTCTTCCCTTTCTATGGCTACAACCTCCCCTTCCGCCTCTCCTGCCGGTGAGTGTGCCATCACGAGGAGGGGTGTTTTAGATGTGGTTATCCTATTTCCATCTATCTCAACCTCCCCGTATACAAGATCCCAGGCAATTGGAGAGGAAAGGGTTAAGTGCCACTTCTCCCCGTCATAGGAATCTCCAAGCAGTTCCGCTTTTATGCCATTTATCCTTAATTCTTCGGTTATGTATCTGGCAGCTTCAACCAGCTCCTTGGAGCCTTGGATTCTATGGAACTTGCTTATCTCTGAGATGTAATCCACAACGTTTTCCGGGTTAAAAACCTCGGCTTCTTTCAAGAACTCCCTCATCGATAACACCGACAAAAATAGAACAAAACTTCCGATAAAGTTTACTCCTCTTTACTTATCATTTTGGGTGGAGATAAAATTTTGGGAGTCTCAACTGCCTTCATGAGTGCAAGTATTTCAGGAGGTTCAACAATTTTTGGGGTCTTTGAAAATCGGGAAAATTCAATTTCAATTTCCTCCTCTCTCTGAAGGTTTTCAGTCTTTACCTTTTCTGGCAGGATTTCATCTTCAAGCTTTCCCAATCCCAGAGCCACTTCCTTCATTCGCCTCTCTTTTCCATCTTGAAGACCTCTCTCATAGGCAGCTTTTACCTCCTTATATATTCCCAACTCCTCAGCCTGTCTGTAGATTTCTCCTTTCTTTCCAGCTATCCACGACACCCATTCCGTGTGACCCTTGTAGCCTACAAAGTATCCAAATCGGTATGCCTCTTTTATCAGGTCTTCTTTTTTCATGAGACTCACCATGGGGCTTCATTGTAAACCTCTATCCCATTTTCGGTGAATCTTATTTTTTTCAGATTGTTATCATGAGCAGTTCCCCTCATTTTAAGTATTTGAATTGCTCTTATCATTTGAAACTGCCTCATAAAGTGGTGCATCACTATAACTCCACTTGCCACGTAATAGTCATCCGTGTACTTGTCGGACTCCATCATCTCAGTTATTATAAGTGCTGTAATGTCCATGGTAGAAAGGAGTTTTATCAGCCTGACTATCTCCCTTCTTTTGTTTTCTGGATCCCTTACCATAAGCTCCAAGGGAGTGAAGGAATCTATAACAACCCTTTTTGCATTTTCATGTAAGATGATCCTCTTTAATTCCTCAAGAACTTCCCCCCAAGTGGGCTTTGTATTGCCCTTTGTAATTGTAGAGCTGAGATCGTATATCACTATTTTTTTGCTCCTAAGGTAGGAAAGCAGATTGAACTTATAGTGGAGCATATCCTGGATTATGGTCTTCGAGTCATCAACAAGGGAGATGTAAACTCCTTTCTCATTATTTTTTGCACCTTCAACAAGGAACTGAATTCCGAAAGTTGTTTTACCACTTCCCGGGGGGCCTGTGACGACATAAACTCTCCCCGGGATTAATCCACCACCAATAAGCTTATCAAGTCCTTTTACGCCAGTAGAAATTCTCCTGTAGAATCCACCTGAAGAGTTCTCCATCCAATTCCCCCCACGATTTTTACAAAAAAGGTATTTAACAATTACGCCCATGTGATGTTCCGGTTGAAGAGAAACCTAACAATGAAAGAGGCTCCTATGCCAAACAGATTCGCCATTAGATAGTTAACACCCAGATACAAAAGAACTAAGTAGATGCTCCACTGAACTAAAGCTCCCGTAAGTGCGGCAAGATGAAAGTTTAGTAGGCGTATGTGGATCGGCTTTCTTTTTAAATCTTTAAACGTCCAGAGGTCGTTCCATACAAAATTGTTCAGTATGGAAAGCTCAGTCGCCGGGATTACCGCTATCCTCTTGTCCCACCCCAAAAACTCTACAAAGCCAAGAAGAGAGCCCTCATTTACGACAACACCGCTTAAACCAACTACGGAGAATTTAACGAGTCTGTCTATCTCGCCTTCCCATTTCATAAGCCTGTAGAGATGGCGCAGATAGTTTAATATTTGCTTGTTGCTTAGCTTACTTTCCCCGGAACTTCTCAACCCGAATGTAAAGGGAATCTCCACGGCTTTTGAATACCTCCCCTTTATAAGAATCTCAAGGAGAATTTTGAAGCCTATCGGGTTGAGCTCAACCCCCTCAACAACTTCTCTCCTAAGGGCAAAGAATCCACTTACGGGATCTCTAATCCCCCTTATCTTTGGCAGAGCAACTCTGCCTATCATTATTGCTCCTTTTGAGATGAGTTTTCTCCACCAGTACCAGTTTTCAACTTTTCCTCCTCTCACATATCTGCTCGCTATAGCTATATCGGCCCCACTCTCAATAGCTTCAATTAACTCAGGGATAACTTCTGGGGGATGCTGCAAGTCAGCATCCATAACCACAAAGATATATCCCTTAGCCTCCTTAAACCCCCTGATAACAGCAGAGGAAAGCCCCCTCTCGTTTGTTCTTCTTATAACCTTCACGGGATATTTTTTTGCAAGCTCCTCTGCCCTTTCCCAAGTTCTGTCCGGAGAATCGTCGTCCACAACTATTATTTCAAACTCTTCTCCCTCTAAAGCTTTCGCTATCCGCTCAAACAGCTCCTCCAAGTTTTCCCGCTCGTTGTATGTGGGCACTATTATTGATATCATTGGCATCCTCTCCAGTTATGCAGGCCAGAATTTATATCTTTTGCTAAGAGAGTTGGGAAAGATTTATAACCAGATGCTTGAAAATTAGGCCGGGGGGCCGTGGGGTAGCTTGGTCTATCCTTCCGGCTTCGGGAGCCGGAGACCCGGGTTCAAATCCCGGCGGCCCCACCAGAGACTTCTTGGTGAGAAAAATGGCGTATTTAATAATAGAGCATCTTGAAAAGCTTGGAGAGTGGGTTCTGCTTGAGTATAAGCACGCAAGCGAGTGGTGGGGGGATAAGCTCATCTTCACAAACGTTTTGCCGGAGGAGAGAGAAGAGCTTGCCAAACTCGGTGGAGTTATTTCACAAAGTGTCACCGAGTTTCCGTTTGATCGCTCAAAGATGATAATCCTTGACCCCTTTGCTGAGGAGGAGCTCAAACCGGAGGATATAAAAGAGGACACGATTATAGTTGTAGGAGGTATTCTCGGGGACTTCGAGTTCACAGGAAAGACGAGGAAGTTCATAACCTCAAGGATCGAGGGGGCTAAGGCAAGGAATATTGGGAAAGTTCAGTTCTCGATAGACGGTTCGGCGATAGTTGCAAAACTCATAGCGGAGGGAAGAAGGCTGGAGGAAATAGAATATGAAGAGCATCCAACCATAAAGCTCGATGAGTTCAGCGAGATAACGCTCCACTACGCGGTGCCAAAGCTGGAAGGAAAGCTTTTGCTTACCCCAGGCTTAATAGAGCTTCAGAAAAAGGAGCTCGGATATGAAGAAGATATAAGCGATGATGAGCTCATTGAATTCTTCGAGGGGAAAAGGGAGCTCTGAATAGCTGAACAGCAAAAACCCTTAAACCTTCAGCCCTTTCTCCACTCCTCTGCGAGCTCTTCTATCTTCTTCCAAACCAGTTCTCTGTGCCCTCTGTCCACAACTAGGAAGACCTCTTGAACGCTTCCATTACTCTTCGCGACGAGCTTTAATCCTGCGTGGGTTTCTCTTGTCACCTTTATCTCGAAGCCTCTTGAGTCGCTGGCATATATTCTCCCCGGGATTACTTTCTTAACCTCCGGAATGCTGGCTATCTCCTCAAGTGGCTTCTCAATTCCCTTGAGGAAATGATGCTCCCTCTTTACTCCTCGCTTGAAATACTTGGGCATGGTGGTGTATTGAGTTAGTGTGTTAAAAGTTTTTTCGGAGTAGAGGTAAGAGGGTAACCAAAAGCACCACCCCTATACCACATATCTTATCAGCTTCATCATTAATTGTGATCCAGTTTAGGAGTTTTATTTCCGGTTCTAAGCGCTCGTAGTCCAATCTGAGAAGTTGAACAGGCCTGACTTTTCTGTCTTGATATATGAATACGTAAACGTCAGGTGAAAAATCTGTACTTGAGTCGTTTCCGAATTTGACAACTTCACCCGTACTGTTCTCACAGGGTGCGAAGTAATGCATTAAAGAGACCGGAGCGATCAAATAAGAGCCCTCAAGCCTGAACGCATATAAATGGTTCATTTCTATGGGGCTTATCGTGTAGTTTTCTACAGCCCACGTTGGAATCGAGAAACCCTCAAAGGAAATTTTCTCCCTATCAAGTTCTCCGCGAACTCCGCTCTCTGGCCCTAAAGGTGCCCTTCCAGAGAGATAATAAGTGTTCTTGTGTTTCTCTACTTTTATCCCCGGGATGCTACCGTTTTCGACTTCATCTATTGTCAGTATCCTGCTTTTCCCCATAGTAATCTCATACACAAGAACTTTCTCCCTGTCCAGTCTCACTGCGAAGTAGGGCATAGAGACCGCAAAGTCACCGTAGAGCCAGTTGGTGGATATGTTCTCTACAATCTCGATTTCTCCGGTGGAAAAGCGGTATACCATGAGGGTATCGTTGGACACGCCATGAGCGAATGCGAAGATATAATAGCTTCCCGAATACTTGTGTATCTGAAGCTCATCCGAAAACCCAAGGAATGTAACGTTATCTTCATTTATCAGAAAGTTAGCAAGTAGGCAACAAAACCCAACTGGCACAAGGGCACACCCACAACCACCGGGACACATGCCAGGTGCGTAGGGGGTGTAGCTGGCAGATACTATTGCAGAATCGTTTGAGAGGGCGTACACTTTGAAGTTCAAACTCTCGGCCCCATTATAGTCTCCAGCTACGGGCATGGCGAGAAAAAGGATAAATGCAATCGCAGTGAAAGTCAGACCTTTCATTGCCCATCATCAGAAGTAGTTTAAAAATTGTTTAAAGAGTTTTTCATAATTTCTTCCTAACCTTCACCGCAATGCCCCTCTTTGCTTTCACCATTTCCTCTCCGCTCAGAATGGCCTTTCCAACGCCAACTACTTTCTCATCCCTTACAATTCCAACGATATCATCCGGGCGTATTTTGTAATCTGCTTCGTTAACCCCAACGGCAAAAACGTCTCCCCTGAGATCGAAGTCAATCTTCACGTAATAGCTCTTCGTTGCATCATAAATGCGCTGCATGCCAAATGGTGTCACACTTATCACACCGTCCTGGTAAGTTCCGGTTTGTTCGTTGCCTATGAGAATGCGGAGCATCTTGGAGCCTATGATTCTCGCATCCCCGGGAAGAACAGCCCCTCCAGCACCAAGGCCAAAGTAGAAGTCAAACACCTTCCTAATGTTCTCGTAGAAGCGGTAAGTTCTATCTTCTTTTTCAGCAACCAATTCAAGGCCAAGTTCTTTTATCGTCTTCGTTAAGCCCTCCAGGCTTTCCTTACTTGTTGTGCCGTTTTTAACCGGAGTGAATATTATATCCCTCCCGCTAATCTCGCTGGCTCTCTTTGCGACCTCTACATAGGCTTCATCCAAATGAGCTATTATCGGAATCCTCTTGGGGTATTTCTCCAGAACCTTGGCTAAAAGCTCAGCCGCGGAGTTTATTTCCTCTTCACTCCAATGGCCGGTAACCACAATGTCGTATTTGGCCAGCCACTCCCACTCTCTCGGCACGACTCCAAAAGGAGAAGTTAAAATAAGCTCGTGTATCCTGTATATTCCATTTCCAAGGGCTTCTTTGAGGGCTTTTCTGTAAAGCGTGTGAGAGCGCGAGTGAGAATAGGGCTTTTTAGCTGAGCATGGGAAGAGGAAGAGCACTTCAGCGTTTTCAGGGGGATTAAATCTCTCGACTACCCTTTGCCTCCACCTCACCACTTCCGGCCTGTTCTGGGAGGCATCGCTTATGAAGTAAACGGTGTCCCTCTGTATTGGGGTGTATTTTTCAAGATAGTCCCAATTTTCTTTATCAGCTATCCTCAATATTCCGGCGTGAGCTTGAGTGTAGAAAAAGTTCTCAACCAGATAGCGGAGCTTTCCTTCCTCAAGAGCCTTTTTAACAAGTTTTATAACCTCCTTAGCAAATTCAAGAGAATTCTCTTTCTCATCCCACAGTATCGGAGAGAACTGTGTAAAGCCCTTCTTGTGGAAATCGTAGAGCTTCAAGGAACGGGTATCGAAGGCGTCAATACCGAGATAAACCGCTAAAGGATAGAAAAACGGTTCAAGGTCAGTGATGAGAAGCAGATTTGGATCTTTTTCTCTGATAAGCCTGATGGCTTGAACAAACCTCCGGTAGTCCTTTACAAAGATTTTCGCGTTTCCTATGTAAAGGGCATCAAAAGAGTACTGGGAAAGGACATTTTCCAGAAACTCGTCGATGTATTCAAGGTTCCCCACGACCGGGACATAAAGGGCGTTGAATTTTGAGTAATCAACGTCATACAGCCTGCTCAAGGCTTTTTCTACTATTTCCCTTGGAGTATAAAAGCTGAGGGGGATTGAAGGGGCAAGGTTGAAATCATATTCCCCAAAATCTTTTGGATAGAAGTAAGAATTGAACGGCGAAAGGGTAAAATCTACTCCCGCTAAAGCAGGCGTTTTGAAAGTTTTTTCTTTAATTTTGACTAACCCAAGCCTCCCCGGACCCTCGTGTTTTATAATTTCCATGCTTCACACCAGATTGTATCTCTGGAGCAGCAAGAGCTCATCCAAAGTAAGCTTTTCACCGCGCTTGAACTTTTCAAGGGCTTCAACTGCCTTTTCAAATGTGGCATCTTTCTTTGCCCTCATCTTTGCGACCATCTTATAGGCTATAAGCTCCTTGTGCTTCTGATCAAACTCAAATATCTTCCTCTCTACCTCTCTGAGATCCATCCTAACTTCCCTGATCTTTTCCCTGAGCTCAAGTACTTTCTTGTGGTACTCGTCGGCCTCTTTTTTGATCTCATCCGCCTGCTGGTAAGCCTTTAGCATCTGCTCATGGAACTGCTGGCTCTGATTTGCGAGCTTCTGTATTTCCATTCCAATTGCCCTTCTTGCCTTCTTCAAGCTTTCGATCTTCTTCCTCGTTTCTTGGAGTTTCTTATGGAATCTCTCAGCTTGCTGGAGAATCTCAAGCTCTGTAGCCAAAACCTGAATTTGGTCAACTATTTGTTTTTCCCTCTCGGGAGTTATGTTTGGATTGGTCTGCAGTTCCCATTCAAGCTTTTCAATTCTCTCCTCTATCTTTTCCTTTGGCATCTTTAATCTTCTCAGCTGTCTGTATTCGTCCCTCTTCGCCCTGTACTCCATGGCTTCCTGATAAAGAAGATCAAGCTTGGCGTTTATTTCTTCTCTGTTCTTTTTAAGCTCTTGAATCTGCTGGTTGATTTCATCCCTTTTTATTTTATACTCTCTTGCTTTCTCCCTTAACTGCCTTACTTCTTTATTCTTCTCATCCCTTTTTTGTATCCAAATATTCAGCTCCTTCTGGAGCTGTTCCAATCTCTCCTGTATCTCTTTTTTCTCTCTTTCTAAAGCCTCTATTTCGGCTTTTATCCTCTTAATTTCCTCTGGATCCACTTTCACTTGCATGGTCTCTTCCCCTTCCTCCATTTTAGAATAGTTGATCATAATCTCACCCTGATTTAAGCCTAACTAAAGGGATGCAAAAACCAAATAAAAACTTTTTGGCTGAGATGCGAAATTATTCACCGGAACTGGGAACCACCGCCTAACTTTTCAAAAAGGATGTAAATAAATAAAAAATTTGCCCAGCTAATCCTTCCCTTGTTGCTTTACCGGATAAGGCATGAACTCCACAGTCCCCCTTTGCTTTACCGGTTGTTTGTAGAGCTCCATTAAGGCATAGACCTCCTCTGGAACGTTTGTTTCAACATGAAGGCCGAGTTCTTTTGCATGCTCAACTGTAATCGGGTAGTCGTGAGTCCATCTTCCCTCGGTTAGTATTTGGGCTAATTCTCTGGCCTTTTCTTCACCGTATTTGTCCTTCAAGAGATTGTACACAAACTCCTGAACTTGATTTATTGCCTTCTTTGCCACATCAGCAAGTATGAGGGTTTGGTCATCAACTTTCTCTGCACCTTTTTGTTCAACTGCCCTTATTATGCTCGAAGCCGGGTATTGACCCAGCTGAGGATCAACCGGTCCCAAAACAGCATGGGGATCCATTATGATCTTGTCAGCTGCAAGGGCTATTAAAGTCCCGCCACTCATTGCGTAGTGGGGCACTATTACCCTTGTCTCGGCTGGATGATCCTTCAAGGCCTTTGCTATTTGCGTTGCTGCCAGTACCAATCCTCCCGGCGTGTGGATGATCAGATCAATTGGCTTATCCTTTGGAGCCATCCTTATTGCCCTCAATATCTCTTCGCTGTCCTCAATGCTTATAAACTTGTACACGGGAATCCCAAAGAAACCTATACTTTCTTGCCTGTGAATCATTGTTATTACTGTGGAATTCCTCTTTCTTGCCAGCCTTTCCAGCAATTTTGCCCTGGCAATCTGCAATTGGCGATATTGAATCTGAGGCCCCATGAGTAGGTAGAAGAACAGTATCCACCATATCAATGAGCCTATGAATCCACTCAGCGGATCCATGAGTCCACCCCCTAGGCTTCTACAAAATTATTGTAACTTAATATTTTTAAAACATTTGGTAAATAAAATTAAGGCCCTTACGTTCCGAGCCTGCCGTGAAGGAAGAAGGGAGGGGATCACTTAACAACTTGAGTACCGGTTTTTCCTTCCAAAGCCTCGACGGCTTTGTCCAAAGAGGCGATTACCGCTCTCTCTCCACCCCATTCGATGAACCTTATCGCAGCAAGAACCTTTGGGCCCATACTGCCCTTCTTGAAGTGCCCTTCCTCGTAGTACTTCTTGAGCTCGTCAACGGTAACTTTTCCGAGCCACTGCTCGTTTGGCTTGCCGTAGTTAATGGCAGCACCGTTGACGTCGGTGAGTATCATAAAGATGTCAGCATTAACCTCTTCGGCAAGCTTTTCTCCAGCCAGATCCTTGTCAATTACCGCTTCTACACCTTTAAATTCTCCATTCTCCTCAATAACCGGAATCCCACCGCCACCGGAGGCTATTACTACGAAGCCCTTCTCAACGAGGTCTTGGATTATTGGAGCTTCAACATGCCCAATCGGATCCGGTGAAGGAACGACTCTCCTCCATCCCCTCCCAGAGTCCTCTATGACAACCCAGCCCTTCTCTCTGGCGAGCTTTTTGGCAGTTTCTTCGTCATAAAACGGTCCCACAGGTTTTGAGGGATTCTGGAATGCCGGATCGTTCTTGTCAACAATCGTCTGGGTAACTATCGTTGCCACCGGCTTGTTTATGCCCCTCTTCCTGAGCTCATTAACTACCGCCTGCTGTATCATGTAACCAATCTGCCCCTGACTCATTGCACCGCAAACGTCCATGGGCTGAGCGGGGATACCATACGTATGCTCTCCAGCATCCTGTTGAAGGAGAATAGCTCCAACTTGAGGACCATTGCCGTGAGTTATTACAACTTCATAATCGTTATCAAGGATGATATCAACGATTTGCTTTGCGGTTTTTCTCACGTTCTCCATTTGCTCTTCATAAGTTCCCTTTTGTCCTCTCTGCAGAATAGCGTTCCCGCCCAAAGCTATGACAACCCTCTTCCTCATATTACTCCCTCCAGCACCGGTGTATAAAGTTAGACCTTAGCGAATTAAAAGGGTTTCTTAGTCATAAAATAGTTCTTTTAGAAAAAACTTCGAAAAATAATTGAAAGAGCTTGCAAATTTAAAGATTTCCAAAGGCTCTCTTTGCTGTTTTGGTTAGAGATACCACTCGCCAAACCTTCCAATGCCAAGGTTTTCAAGGGTTTTCATAACTCCGAGCGCTATTCCCTCTACCTCTATGCCCCCTTCCCCTTTGTTAGCATCCCCCACTATGTAGACGTTTTCGAGCGGAAAGTCAAGATGCATTCCGGAGGCTACTCTGTTAACGGGATTTCCATCTAAATAGGTTTGAACCATTAGAACCTCTCCTTCTTTGTCAAGCTCCGGGAAGAGATAATAAAGATCCTCAAGGCCAAGTTTTTGCTCTTTCTTTACGTCTTTGCCCCTTAGGGCTTGATGCGTCATTATGAGGGTATAGCCTTCTCTTGCAAGCCCTGGAGTCAAGGCAGAAGGCTCGTTGTAGCCGTTTATTCTTTGAGTATCTAGGGTAAAGACAACCGTGTTGCCTATTCTGGGCTCTCCCCTTAAGGCTACGTTGATTTTAATTCCTTCAGCAGGCTTTAGAGCATCAACTTTTTTCAGATACTCCCTCTCAAATTTGTCCCGTCCAAAAAGCTCCACCGTTTCCTTTATTCCGATGTTTGAGATGAGCACATCGTAGGGGTATTCTTCACCGTCTGCCGTTAGCACTTTGTCATCATCCACCTCAACAGCCTTCTTTCTGGTTATTATCTTTCCTCCGTTCTCTCTTACAATCCTCGCAAGCTCTTCTGTTACAGCCTTACATCCGCCCTTTATTAGCCCCGGACCTCCCCACTTCAAAGTTGCCTTTATTTCCTTAGCCAGCTCCATTGCCGGAACTTCTTCCGGAGTTAGGCTGACCGCCCAGCCAAGGAAGCTCTTTATGAAAAGATAAACGAACTCGTTATCCCCAATTTTTTCTTTGAGCCACTCCCAGGAGTTCATGTTTGCATCTTCGCCACTTGGAAGTCTATTGGCCTTTATCTCCGCAAGGAGCTTCATCGCTTTGGCCTTCTCTTTGAGGGAAAGATACTTCCACCCCTCTCTGTAGTGGTAAAGGCTTCCCTCCAGAAAGAACTTGCCCTTTGGGTTTGAGTTCACTATTTCCACGTTGGCATTCAAAAGCTTCAGCAGATGGGCTAGGGGACCGTTTTCTCCGTGGGGAACCATGTGAAGGGCACCGGTAGACAATTGAAAGCCTTTGTAGTTTAAGTTTGTGAACCTACCACCAACAAAAGGAGCTTTTTCCAGAATTGTTACTTCATGACCTGCCTTGGCTAAAAAAGCACTTGTCAGGAGTCCTCCAAGCCCAGCCCCAATTGTGACCACCCTCA
The Thermococcus sp. 2319x1 DNA segment above includes these coding regions:
- a CDS encoding ATPase domain-containing protein, with the protein product MENSSGGFYRRISTGVKGLDKLIGGGLIPGRVYVVTGPPGSGKTTFGIQFLVEGAKNNEKGVYISLVDDSKTIIQDMLHYKFNLLSYLRSKKIVIYDLSSTITKGNTKPTWGEVLEELKRIILHENAKRVVIDSFTPLELMVRDPENKRREIVRLIKLLSTMDITALIITEMMESDKYTDDYYVASGVIVMHHFMRQFQMIRAIQILKMRGTAHDNNLKKIRFTENGIEVYNEAPW
- a CDS encoding glycosyltransferase family 2 protein translates to MISIIVPTYNERENLEELFERIAKALEGEEFEIIVVDDDSPDRTWERAEELAKKYPVKVIRRTNERGLSSAVIRGFKEAKGYIFVVMDADLQHPPEVIPELIEAIESGADIAIASRYVRGGKVENWYWWRKLISKGAIMIGRVALPKIRGIRDPVSGFFALRREVVEGVELNPIGFKILLEILIKGRYSKAVEIPFTFGLRSSGESKLSNKQILNYLRHLYRLMKWEGEIDRLVKFSVVGLSGVVVNEGSLLGFVEFLGWDKRIAVIPATELSILNNFVWNDLWTFKDLKRKPIHIRLLNFHLAALTGALVQWSIYLVLLYLGVNYLMANLFGIGASFIVRFLFNRNITWA
- a CDS encoding DUF2103 domain-containing protein, with protein sequence MPKYFKRGVKREHHFLKGIEKPLEEIASIPEVKKVIPGRIYASDSRGFEIKVTRETHAGLKLVAKSNGSVQEVFLVVDRGHRELVWKKIEELAEEWRKG
- the arcS gene encoding archaeosine synthase subunit alpha is translated as MEIIKHEGPGRLGLVKIKEKTFKTPALAGVDFTLSPFNSYFYPKDFGEYDFNLAPSIPLSFYTPREIVEKALSRLYDVDYSKFNALYVPVVGNLEYIDEFLENVLSQYSFDALYIGNAKIFVKDYRRFVQAIRLIREKDPNLLLITDLEPFFYPLAVYLGIDAFDTRSLKLYDFHKKGFTQFSPILWDEKENSLEFAKEVIKLVKKALEEGKLRYLVENFFYTQAHAGILRIADKENWDYLEKYTPIQRDTVYFISDASQNRPEVVRWRQRVVERFNPPENAEVLFLFPCSAKKPYSHSRSHTLYRKALKEALGNGIYRIHELILTSPFGVVPREWEWLAKYDIVVTGHWSEEEINSAAELLAKVLEKYPKRIPIIAHLDEAYVEVAKRASEISGRDIIFTPVKNGTTSKESLEGLTKTIKELGLELVAEKEDRTYRFYENIRKVFDFYFGLGAGGAVLPGDARIIGSKMLRILIGNEQTGTYQDGVISVTPFGMQRIYDATKSYYVKIDFDLRGDVFAVGVNEADYKIRPDDIVGIVRDEKVVGVGKAILSGEEMVKAKRGIAVKVRKKL
- a CDS encoding coiled-coil protein, producing the protein MQVKVDPEEIKRIKAEIEALEREKKEIQERLEQLQKELNIWIQKRDEKNKEVRQLREKAREYKIKRDEINQQIQELKKNREEINAKLDLLYQEAMEYRAKRDEYRQLRRLKMPKEKIEERIEKLEWELQTNPNITPEREKQIVDQIQVLATELEILQQAERFHKKLQETRKKIESLKKARRAIGMEIQKLANQSQQFHEQMLKAYQQADEIKKEADEYHKKVLELREKIREVRMDLREVERKIFEFDQKHKELIAYKMVAKMRAKKDATFEKAVEALEKFKRGEKLTLDELLLLQRYNLV
- a CDS encoding ATP-dependent Clp protease proteolytic subunit, whose protein sequence is MDPLSGFIGSLIWWILFFYLLMGPQIQYRQLQIARAKLLERLARKRNSTVITMIHRQESIGFFGIPVYKFISIEDSEEILRAIRMAPKDKPIDLIIHTPGGLVLAATQIAKALKDHPAETRVIVPHYAMSGGTLIALAADKIIMDPHAVLGPVDPQLGQYPASSIIRAVEQKGAEKVDDQTLILADVAKKAINQVQEFVYNLLKDKYGEEKARELAQILTEGRWTHDYPITVEHAKELGLHVETNVPEEVYALMELYKQPVKQRGTVEFMPYPVKQQGKD
- the arcC gene encoding carbamate kinase; translation: MRKRVVIALGGNAILQRGQKGTYEEQMENVRKTAKQIVDIILDNDYEVVITHGNGPQVGAILLQQDAGEHTYGIPAQPMDVCGAMSQGQIGYMIQQAVVNELRKRGINKPVATIVTQTIVDKNDPAFQNPSKPVGPFYDEETAKKLAREKGWVVIEDSGRGWRRVVPSPDPIGHVEAPIIQDLVEKGFVVIASGGGGIPVIEENGEFKGVEAVIDKDLAGEKLAEEVNADIFMILTDVNGAAINYGKPNEQWLGKVTVDELKKYYEEGHFKKGSMGPKVLAAIRFIEWGGERAVIASLDKAVEALEGKTGTQVVK
- a CDS encoding NAD(P)/FAD-dependent oxidoreductase; this translates as MRVVTIGAGLGGLLTSAFLAKAGHEVTILEKAPFVGGRFTNLNYKGFQLSTGALHMVPHGENGPLAHLLKLLNANVEIVNSNPKGKFFLEGSLYHYREGWKYLSLKEKAKAMKLLAEIKANRLPSGEDANMNSWEWLKEKIGDNEFVYLFIKSFLGWAVSLTPEEVPAMELAKEIKATLKWGGPGLIKGGCKAVTEELARIVRENGGKIITRKKAVEVDDDKVLTADGEEYPYDVLISNIGIKETVELFGRDKFEREYLKKVDALKPAEGIKINVALRGEPRIGNTVVFTLDTQRINGYNEPSALTPGLAREGYTLIMTHQALRGKDVKKEQKLGLEDLYYLFPELDKEGEVLMVQTYLDGNPVNRVASGMHLDFPLENVYIVGDANKGEGGIEVEGIALGVMKTLENLGIGRFGEWYL